CAAAGACAGCATTCGCCTCTTCCAACAGATTGGCCTCGACTTCAGCACCTTCCTGGAGTCAGGCAACCGCCAGCTACAGATCACCGACCCCACCGGTCAAGCCAAAGCCCTCCTCGTGCGGGCCCAGGACGTTCCGGTCTACGTCGAATACGGCCAGGCTCAGCTCGGCATCGTAGGCTACGACGTTCTCAAAGAAAAGTCGCCCAACGTCGCCCAGGTCATCGACCTCAAATTTGGCTACTGCCGCCTCTCCGTCGCCGTCAAAGCCTCCAGCCCCTACCGCTCCGCCCTAGAGATCCCGGTGCACGGCCGCGTCGCCTCCAAGTTTGTCCACTGCGCCCAAGAATACTTTGAGAGCCTGGATCTGCCCGTGGAAATCGTGCCCCTCTCCGGCTCCGTGGAGCTCGGGCCGATCACCGGCATGTCCGAGGCGATCGTGGATTTGGTGTCCACTGGCCGCACCCTCCAAGAAAACGGCCTGATCGAAACCGACATTCTCTTTGACAGCACCGCCCGCCTGATCGCCCATCCCCTCAGCTACCGCCTCAACCCCGACAACATGAACGCCTGGGTCGAGCAGCTGCGGGAGCTGACCCTCGCCGCCGCCTAGGCCGCGAAAGCTCGCCCCAGCCTTAGCGTCCTTCGCTACAGTGGGAAGGACGCATTTTGTTGTCCCCATTACCGTTTTCTTGAACCTGCATGGCTGCACCCTCCCTGGCCGAGCCGCTGACCAAACGGCCACCGCGCGAGAATGATTGGCGCTTATTTCTGCGCCTTGTGCCCTACGCCCGCCGTCACGGGCGGCTGCTCACCATTTCCATGGTGCTGCTGGTGCCGCTGGCGCTAGCGGGCGCTGTACAGCCGATTTTGATTGGCCAGGCCATCTCGCTGATTCGCCAAGAGGAGGTCTACGCCTTTCTGCAAAGCCGCCCTCTCAATGAGAGCCTCACCATCGTCAGCGGCATCCTGATGTTCACGGTGGTACTGCGGCTGCTGTTGCAGGGCTTTCAGGGCTATCTGGTGCAGAAAGTGGGTCAGCAGATCACGGCGGACATCCGCAATGACCTGTTTCACCACGTGACGTCCCTGGCGATGAGCTTTTTCGATCGCACGCCCGTGGGACGGATGATCACGCGGTTGACGAGTGATGTGGAGGCGCTGGGGGACGTCTTTTCGACCGGGGCGATCGGCATCATTAGCGATCTGTTTTCGATCTTGGTGATCGCGGTGACGATGTTCCTGCTGCAGTGGCAGCTGGCGCTGATGCTGGTGCTGATGCTGATTCCGACCAGCGCCCTGATTATCTATTTCCAGCGCAAGTATCGCATCGCCAACTACGCGGCCCGGGAGGAGCTGTCAGCCCTCAACTCCAACCTGCAAGAAAACATTGTCGGGATCAATATTGTCCAGCTGTTCCGGCGAGAGCGCTTCAACTCGGAGCTGTTTCGCCAGACCAACCAGCGCTACATCGAAGAGGTCGATCAGACGATTTTCCACGACTCAGCGATCTCGGCGACCCTGGAGTGGGTGGCGCTGGTGGCGATCGCCGTTGTGCTGTGGGGTGGCGGTGCCATGGTCATGGGAGACACCCTGAGTTTCGGCACCCTGTCGGCCTTTATTCTCTACGCTCAGCGGCTGTTTGACCCCCTGCGGCGCTTCGCGGAGAAGTTCACCATGCTCCAGGCGGGCTTCACCGCTGTCGAGCGCATTCGCGACATCCTGGCAGAGCCGGTCGAGATCCGCGACCCCGAGCAGCCCCAGTCCTTACCCGCCTATACGCCGGGCGATCGCGTGGGGGAAATTCGCTTCGAAAAAGTTTCTTTCTACTACAAGCCGGGCGAGTACGTCCTCAAGGACCTCGACTTCGTGATCCGGCCCGGGGAAAAAGTCGCCCTCGTCGGCCCCACCGGCGCTGGCAAAAGCTCCATCATTCGGCTGCTGTGCCGACTGTATGAGGCCAAGGAAGGCCGCATTCTCGTGGACGGCGTGGACATTCGGCACCTCACCCAGGAGGACCTGCGCCGCCACATGGGCGTGATTTTGCAGGAGAGCTTCCTGTTTGCGGGCGACGTCAAGAGCAATATTTCCCTCGGCGAGACCTACACCCTGGAGCAGATTCGGGATGCTGCCGAAAAGACCAACGTTGCGTCTTTTATTGAGCAGCTGCCCTACGGCTACGACACCCTGCTGCGGGAGCGCGGCACCAACCTCTCCGGCGGCCAAAAGCAGCTTCTGGCCTTTGCCCGCGTCGCCATCCGCAATCCGCGCGTGCTGATCCTCGATGAGGCGACCGCCAGCCTGGACGTCGGCACCGAAGCCCTGGTCCAAGAGGCGCTGGAGAACCTGCTCGAGGGCCGCACGGCGATCATCATTGCCCACCGCCTCTCGACGATTCGCAACGTCGATCGGATCTTGGTGCTCAAGCGGGGCCAGCTAGTGGAGTCGGGCCGCCACGAAGATCTTTTGGCCCAGGACGGCCTCTACGCCAGCCTCTACAAGCTGCAAATGCTGGGCACTTAGAAATCTCTAGCGAGAAGACTGGCGCTGGTAGCGCCGCCAGATCCAGCCAATCAGCAGCAGGGGCAGGGCGATCGCCAGACCCCGAGAAATCGGGGACAAGATG
This genomic stretch from Geitlerinema sp. PCC 7407 harbors:
- the hisG gene encoding ATP phosphoribosyltransferase; translated protein: MITIALPKGALLKDSIRLFQQIGLDFSTFLESGNRQLQITDPTGQAKALLVRAQDVPVYVEYGQAQLGIVGYDVLKEKSPNVAQVIDLKFGYCRLSVAVKASSPYRSALEIPVHGRVASKFVHCAQEYFESLDLPVEIVPLSGSVELGPITGMSEAIVDLVSTGRTLQENGLIETDILFDSTARLIAHPLSYRLNPDNMNAWVEQLRELTLAAA
- a CDS encoding ABC transporter ATP-binding protein → MAAPSLAEPLTKRPPRENDWRLFLRLVPYARRHGRLLTISMVLLVPLALAGAVQPILIGQAISLIRQEEVYAFLQSRPLNESLTIVSGILMFTVVLRLLLQGFQGYLVQKVGQQITADIRNDLFHHVTSLAMSFFDRTPVGRMITRLTSDVEALGDVFSTGAIGIISDLFSILVIAVTMFLLQWQLALMLVLMLIPTSALIIYFQRKYRIANYAAREELSALNSNLQENIVGINIVQLFRRERFNSELFRQTNQRYIEEVDQTIFHDSAISATLEWVALVAIAVVLWGGGAMVMGDTLSFGTLSAFILYAQRLFDPLRRFAEKFTMLQAGFTAVERIRDILAEPVEIRDPEQPQSLPAYTPGDRVGEIRFEKVSFYYKPGEYVLKDLDFVIRPGEKVALVGPTGAGKSSIIRLLCRLYEAKEGRILVDGVDIRHLTQEDLRRHMGVILQESFLFAGDVKSNISLGETYTLEQIRDAAEKTNVASFIEQLPYGYDTLLRERGTNLSGGQKQLLAFARVAIRNPRVLILDEATASLDVGTEALVQEALENLLEGRTAIIIAHRLSTIRNVDRILVLKRGQLVESGRHEDLLAQDGLYASLYKLQMLGT